The nucleotide window tacatacatgtacttctgaTCTCCATTTCGATAATTCAGACACGTTTATCATGCATCAGTAACATGTTTATCGTTGCCAGATATAAATGCCTTgtaaaataacttttaaaaagttGGGAGTTAGCCCGAAAGTAATTAAGACCGGATATATACCATCACagaataaaaatagaaatatgtCATATACTAGTAGAGCTCAAAATGCGTAAACAATGACATGTATCATGCTAGTACACCATAGTAAGAGGTCTATTAAAATGTCACGTCACTGTACTAAAGGCATCGAAAACAATCAATTACATTTCCTCAGCCTTACGCGACAAAtcttttcaaggtcatatccgaaagacctgtgattctcacttctaaatgccgaacgtATAGCGAAGGAGTAATTACTACccatgtttatgtcttaggtttgccgccatggcatgagcggggctggaactcacgacctcccggttacgattGGAGGTCTTTCATTGGGTTACCGCGACCGGTATAATAATTATGGGTGAGCTTTTTGCGAAGACTAAAACCATATCCGGACTaatagtttttttcttcttcttttattACCCTGAATTGACCTGTGAGCAATccttaacgtgccaacgccgaTACGGCCATATCCAAAAGATCCACGATTCTCACTCTAAATGCCGAGGGTatggcgaaggaacaatcatTAGCAATGTTATCGTTTGAGATTTGACGCGGCATACAACAAGCATGACTCCAACTCAAAGAGTCCGGGGGTGGGGTTACGAAGCGaactgagctactgcgaccggTGGGTAAAAAGGAAGGAGATAAAAGGGAGAGGGGGACTGAGGAAGGGAAGAGAGGGTTGGAGAAAAGGACAGGGAGACGGGAGAGGTGGGCAACGCTGTTTACACCCCACCCTCCCAATATAGTTAAGTagtattatatatttacatttactatgTGTTTTCTGATTCTATTGAAATCCACTGCTTGTCATTTGCAACAATGAAACAAATTGTTTCAGTCTAGTTAGATCTGGTTTAAGTGCATCTCTCCgcgtatgaatatatatatatatatacacacattctATGAACTACTTTTTGAACTATTATAACAATAATGGCAATTAAACAAACAAATGTATTAAAGCACTTGCaattcaataaaacaaatagATATTGATTCTAGttatggtttattttatgggtTAAGCGTTTTTCCTTCTTGGACTATTTCCCTTTACCTTTgttcaaatatggaaatcattcCCAAATATGGAGACAAGTCAAGATCAGGTGATTTTTCAGCTGTTAGTTACGTTTATATAACTTACACGTCAATAATATCTATACTTTACGTACTTGTCATTACATCAAAAACAAAGATGCAGAAACATGCCTTTCTTTGGTTTAGTAATGGGAAATGAAGGTCTCAaacatttgggggggggggggggggggggggggggggggggggggacgacGACATGACGCAGGTTTTACATATTATCATGCAATTAATGTTTCCGACCTTCATCACCCGCTTGacaaaattaaagaatttttttttatcatttaattaaaaCTTGGCGCACATTATGATTGCCAGAAAGTCGAAGTTTACAAGTAGAGGTACCAAATGTGAACCCAGCACAAATCTTTCGAACATAAAACTGCTTTAGAATCTTTTTGAAATCACTTGTAATTCAATATCGAGATGGAAAAAGATTTGTATGACAGAAATTCGCTTCATCCATTTAAAACACGTTGATGAAGTTTTGTAAGACATAGACACTAAGTGAACATGTGCATATCCTAAGCacactgttttcttttaaattgtttcTATGTACATTGGTCctgttttcatatttggtaataTGCTAGAAAGGATTACAAGGATTCCTGGCATCAATGTTTGTTTGATCCAAAATCAGCGGTAAGCCATCCATCTCTCTCACCTATGTCAAAAGAAAAATTAGAGGCTTTGTTAGAAATAATATGTTCAATGATCAAACATGTTTCTTGTCCAaataaatgcattaaaatgacCCAGATCAAACGCAGAAACTAACCCATTACAAGGCAACAAAACGATTATGGACTCTGAGATCTATAACAAATGTATCACTGAAGTCATGGAATACACTGTAATTTAAAAATTACCAAATGAAGATCGCTTTACTTGGGTACAATCTATTTAACTTCAAAAAACGTTAGTTTACTCTGTGGGAATATTTCAACAAGATCCTAAAATTTCACACGTACTTTTCAAAACTACAAAAAATGTCTCCGCACTTGTTGAAAATATAGATTTGCGTTCCTGTCAAAACTTTGTCAAATAattataccattgagtaataaaagaatttaaacctacaaaaaaaaaaaaaaaaaaaaaaaaaaattaagtcaaTCATTTACTGTCAACGAAGCTAAAATTGCTGATTCTATAATTAAGGATTTCTGTTTTAATATGCCAATTCACagaattgtgactttttttttaactgGTGTTCAGAGTTCAATGGAATGACCATACTGAGCTGTACCTATcaatttcaaagttttataagTCTGACTAGCTGTTAGGGTGCTAGGTCATAGCTAGAGGTCCTATACGTGCTGCTCCCCTTCCATAAGCAATGCGGGTGCATTACACCTTAAATATGAATGTCATATTTAATACatataattctaaataaaatattgaatatgaacctttgtaaatttcattcagTAAGACAGGTGCTTCCTTTAATAGTCTGTTATACCTGTCTAGATATGATACTGTTTGGCATTATTGATATTCACCTAACCCAGCTACACAGAAAGAGAGACAATTCAAACACGATTCAcactttcaaacatattttaaaaaaacaccagATACTGAAATATTCGTTTGTTAATATGCTATTTTACGGCCAATtaaagaatgtttcactcatgtCGAAACAGatttaggtgaagtaccacaaatacATGGCGTTCTGAGCCGGTGAGAGgccgttttaaggtcatttccgaaAGATGCCGGGCGgttggcaaaggaacagtcatTAACCATGTTAAACGTCTGAGGTTTGAGGCCGCATCAGGACCAAGAATAGAACCCGGGACCCCCTGGTAGCGACACCAGTGTCTTAACCACAAGACTACCGATATACTAATATATCTGTAATATGAATGAGAAAATGCATGCCTGGCTGACAGGAGAAACTGACCATAGTCgctcaatgaaatatatatttcctATACTGTTCTTACACtacacaatatatacattttttctcTTCTAATCCAATCATGATGGGGGAGCTATGAACATTGCACTGTGATTGGTTGAATCAAAAGTACCCCGATACCTGCTTTAGGTTTAGAATACATCTTTTATCAAAACACATAAAAGTTCTGATCCCCTCTCTCCCATTCCAGAGGCCCTATCCTGTTCAGCTCACATCATCCATAGCTTTATGTGAGCTTTTTGGAGATCAAAAATGTCTTCTTCTCAGAAGTCTGagaatttcaaacaaatctaATCTATTACAATGTATCCTTTGGTAGaggagattcaagttttgttcaaataaaagaCTGTTCTTCTTTCAAGAGTAGCTAATTAAGGAATAGTAAAATTATAGTAGGTTGCTAAAACATTTTCTAAAGAACCAATGTCTTGATACCAAGAATCATTCTAGAAGCTTGAAATTATAAAAGACACAGCTTGATTAAATACTGTATTTGGTATGAATAGGTTGAGCTTTATGTACCATTATGTAAAAAATTAAACACCCACAAAAACAAttcatgaaaatacaaataaacaGACTAGACTTTCCTTTGTACACCTCCTCTCTTAACACCCACAAAGTTCTGATTCTACAGTATACACAGTCGttttactaccccccccccccccccccccccccccccccccactcaaCCCTGTTAtgagtgtacatgtatagcttATGTTATAATAATGAAAGTGTTAAACATGTAATTCATCTATTTCAAATTTGAATGCCTTTTCTTTTGTGAAATTTAAGCCAACTATTCAGCTACTATCCTACACATGATACAGAGAAactatacagggttatttttgcCTTTCTACACTTGCAGACAGTTACGCCCCTTTCCATATTCACCCTGACATAGTTACGAGTGTTAAtagaaagatacatgtatgaaagaaAACAGTTTCGCCCACTCTTAAATATTTGCCCAGTGATGAGGGCGAaagggatgaaaataaaaaaatatttccctgtatacaatAGGTGATTGACAAAGCTTCCCCCTCCCCTGCTCCCCCTTGTCCCCCTTTGCCTAATATGACATACCTTATCTTGGTTCTCTGTGTGCTTGTGTACAAGATTAGCTAGCAGGCGGACAATGTCTTTTTTCAGACCAAATGCCGGATGATGAATGTCCACCTGGTGGATCTCAGTCACCTTCTCCACACTGCTGAACACATTGTCTCCATGTTGTCCCAAACGATGGATGCTGTGCAGCAAATCTGGCCAACATCATATGTCTTGCTTtacaaatgatttatttacatgtacttaacaATTGGTGCTTTTACAcactatttaaaaaaagatttagagaaaatataatattaaataatataATCCAGTCTTCTGTTAATTAACTATAAGAAATTTCTGATTTGTAAGTGTATGTCTGACCAAAGTCAGCTGTCAGTTTGCATTCgtcataaatacatacatgtactagtaaatGATTACGTCAGAAATCCTACGTCACACATACATATTGAGACACATGAGTAAGTCTACCTCAGTTTACCTGTAAAATACCTATAGAGGCAAAATGTCAGTAAGTTTgattactgtagattccttattttacgtgaGTACTTAATATCACGAAATGACTCGTATATGTCAAATCGCAAGAACATAAATTCGTGAATGCTATGTTGATCAAGAGTCTTCACATgcattttagcaatataaaactATAAGAGACTCGTGAAATTATGCGATAATAAATTCAtcatgtatatttaggaatttacagtaataAATACTAAAAGAGACAAGTTATCAGAAAGTCTGCCTAATAAATAAGTATGCAAACAAGTTGTCAGTAAGTCTACTTAATATATACCTACAGAGACAAGTTGTCAGTAAGTCTGCCTAATAAATGCCTACAAAGACAAGTTGTCAGTAAGTCTGCCTAATAAATACTTAGAGAGACAAGTTGTCAATAAGTCTATCTAATACATACCTACAGAGACAAATTGTCAGTAAGTCTACCTAATAAATATCTACAGAGACAAGTTGTCAGTAAGTCTACCTAATACATACCTACAGAGACAAATTGTCAGTAAATCTACCTAATAAATATCTACAGACAAGTTGTCAGTAAGTCTACCTAATACATACCTACAGAGACAAATTGTCAGTAAGTCTACCTAATAAATATCTACAGAGACAAGTTGTCAGTAAGTCTACCTAATACATACCTACAGAGACAAATTGTCAGTAAATCTACCTAATAAATATCTACAGAGACAAGTTGTCAGTATGTCTAATTAATAAATACCTATAGAGAAAAGTTGTCAGTAAGTCTACTTAACAAATACCTACAGAGACAAGTTGTCAGTACGTCTACTTAATAAATACCTACAGAGACAAGTTGTCAGTAATACTATCTAATAAATACCTATAGAGAAAAGTTGTCAGTAAGTCTACCTAATAAATACCTACAGAGACAAGTTGTCAGTAAGTCTACTTAACAAATACCTACAGAGACAAGTTGTCAGTAAGTCTACTTAATAAATACCTATAGAGACAAGTTGTCAGTACGTCTACTTAATAAATACCTACAGAGACAAGTTGTCAGTAAGTCTATCTAATAAATACCTATAGAGAAAAGTTGTCAGTAAGTCTACCTAATAAATACCTAGAGAGACAAGTTGTCAGTAAGTCTACTTAATAAATACCTATAGAAACAAGTTGTCAGTAAGTCTACTTAATAAATACCTATAGAAACAAGTTATCAGTAAGTCTGCCTAATAAATACCTACAGAGACAAGTTGTCAGTAAGTCTACTTAATAAATACCTATAGAAACAAGTTGTCAGTACATCTGCCTAATAAATACCTATAGAGACAAGTTGTCAATAAGTCTACCTAATAAATACCTACAGAGACAAGTTGTCAGTACATCTACCTAATAAGTATCTACAAAGACAAGTTGTCAGTAAGTCTGCCTGATAAATACCTACAGAAACAAATTGTTAGTAAGTCTGCCTAATAAATACCTATAGAGACAAGTTGTCAGTAAGTCTATCTAATAAATACCTATAGAAACAAGTTGTCAGTAAGTCTACCTAATAAATACCTATAGAAACAAGTTTGTCAGTAAGTATACCTAATAAATACATACCTATATAGACAAGCTGTCAGTAAGTCTGCCTAATACATACCTATAGAGACAAGTTGTCAGTAAGTGTACCTAATAAATACCTACAAAGACAAGTTGTCAGTAAGTCTACCTAATAAATACCTACAGAGACAAGTTGTCAGTAAGTCTACCTAATAAATACCTACAGAAACAAATTGTCAGTAAGTCTGCCTAATAAATACCCATAGAGACAAGTTGTCAATAAGTCTACCTAATAAATACCTACAGAGACAAGTTGTCAGTAAGTCGGCTTGATTTTGTAGTTCTCCATAAAGATGGGTGTGTGAGGTGGCCAACCCCAAGATCTCAATCTGTTTAACAATTATATTtggattctgaaaaataaatcaataaaacataATGAATATGATATGTAAGTAATTTTTGTGTTAATGTtatgtaaaatgattttaatgaaCACTCACTCTGTCATGCAGTGCTGATCTATATTATGCAAGACCCTGTCTCTTTGAATGATAATGGGGCATAAATTGATGTGTTTTGGGTGGAAAAGCATCCCAATGCAGTCTGTTTACAATGATGTTACTGTTTTATATGGCTAGCCTAAGGTACCACCATTCAGAAATTGGTTTGATTAGGTGGTCAATTCACCACAGATAACTGTCATTTGATTAGGTAGTTAATTCACTGCTCTGAACTGTTTTTAATATACCGACACGATACGTCcttagtacatgtatgctaaTGACCTAGATTGATTACCTCCATGTTTAACCAAGACTATGGGGGTTTTATACAAATTAACAGGAATCACTAAGATTTCATTTGACTATTGTACACAAAGATAGATTCACAATGCACAAAATGtcaaattcaatatattttctaatatatatatatacaaattcatGAGCAATAAAGAGTGATGGATATACTACTGtctagaaataaataaatgaagttAAATTCAAAGAGCTTACAATGAGATATGGATTGTCAGCCCCTGATGTTACAAAATAGCAAAATATGATTATGATCTAGCATCTCCATCAAGAAAGGACCCTGTTTCAAACCAAAGGTAAATGTATGTGTTAAGCTAGTACATGTACTCcaaaaccaaatatcaaaatcaaagaaaatgtcaCCTTCTTGCAAGATAAAGATACTAACTGATGCAAAATTTATAATTCTattctatatatacacattaattTGCAATCAAGAGTGGCCTGTCCTTTCTGTATACATGAAGAcgttaaaattgaaaacaatggttattgataattatacttcTCTAGCAATGTGTAagaaatttcaaacaaaataagTACAAAATCTCTTCATTAATAAATTGTAGTCTGCATGATTCTTACATACACTGCTGTGTAAAGCATTGCTCAGCTACATGAACAGGAAGGCCGAAGACAGGGGAGATTTTGGATTGGAATGTATCCTGAATTTACTCCCAGAGGTTCACACTAGCACTAGCCCAGTAGTCTGTTACTAATATAACTGTTATTAAGGCTAGTGAATTAGCCTGAAGTATGTGATTAATATAACTGTTATTGGGCTAGTGAATTAGCCTGAAGTATGTGATTAATATAACTGTTATTAGGCTAGTGAATTAGCCTGAAGTCTGTGATTACTATAACTGTTATTAGGCTAGTGAATTAGCCTGATGGGCTAGTAATCTAATGTAGACCttaatttcttatattttctgTTTGAAGATTTTTCTTTTCCTCCAAAATCATCTTAATTGTTGAATTTGGATTCCAAAATATTCTTCTAGCAGGAGGGGGCAACCTGACCATACTAATATAGCTATTTTACATAATTGGCAGCCATTGGCAACTGTCCTAGTAATTCAAAGATCAGGCAAGTACATCAACTTTGAGTCCATCATTAGCCCCAAGGGCTACCTTACTGAAATAGTGTCATTCTCAGACTCCACATTGTCATATCCTTGTAATTAAATTGTCATGTAACACCAGGACAAGTCTGGACATCATGTCATACAATGATGCTGAATAATCCTAGTAGGGTTCTAATAAAGTATTACAATGTTGCCGAGAACAGTGTCGACATAGTGGTGGACttttttaaaatagatgtaTTGGGGCTATATTGTGCAACATTTATACCGAATAGCGGGTTTATTCTgtgggtctaaaatttggcggtTTGCTGGCTGAACGGTATGCTAACATTTTAGCGGAATGAATTTTGGCAGACAGGgaagagttgtctctctttcaAATACTGAAATCACAATTGAGTGCATATTttgcaaatgaaattttggcggaaagctatctaaccgctaaaataagccaaaattaTAACCCCGCGGAAAaaacccgctatacggtatCACAAGACTCTGCTACACTTACTCACATTTAGCCAGGACTGTGGTCACTTACATTTCTGTTTTAAGGTTTTTCTTTTCCTCCAAAATCATCCTAATTGTAGGATTTGGATtatagtttttctcaaatatttacatttactgtgTGTTTTCTGCTTCAGTTATACTGAAATCTATTGCTTGTCATTTGCAGGTATGAAggcacattttgtttcaatctagTTAGTACCACATTCTTAGTGCCGCGTGTGAATATGCACATTCCACGAACTTCACAACATATTTCATGGCATTGTTGaaatagtaggaaaatatgttttcttgtgtattttttacatttcaatTGAATTTGGAATAATATAGAACACATGCCTGTATCATATGATGGTCTATTTTATGAGTTTAGAGTTTGTCCCTTTTGGACTACTTCCCTTTACCATAGtccaaatatggaaatcattaccaaatatggaaacAAGTCAAGGTCAGGTGATTTTCAGCTGTTACATTTAAATAACTTACAGGGcaataaatatctatattttacatacctaaaaaaatttaaattaaaaaagaaatacagaaaatatacagtcatgtaataaaatgtctttctttggttTGATAAACGGGGATGAAGGTCGCAAAcatattgcaatttttttttacataaccCACTAATGCAGGTTATAccatttttctgcaatgtttgcaATCTTCATATCTcacttaaaaaaacccaaagtatacaaatatttcttctagcAGAGTGGGCAACCCACCTACCCTTATACCTTTGTTGCTTGACCAGCAGCTATTGGCAGCTTTTCTAGTAATTCAAAGATCATTATTGATTAAGTTAAGACTTTGCTAAATACTGGTTTTGATGATAACATTTATGAACATGGTGAAAATGGCTTCCTGACCTGTTACACCTTGCAGATTGTCCCAATGTTTCCTTACAATCCTGTACAAGACCTTCAAAAACGTCTTCTGATTTTTGAAGTCGAAACAAGTCAGAATCATAGATCAACGCACTGtatttatcatgtttaaatGGGGTTCTATCGACATTGCACAACCCATTTTGTCAGATGTCAAAGAACCAATTTCAGGACATAGCCACATTCAatttaaaattatgataatgaataaCATTGAATTATCGTAATACTCACAATTTCCATTTGTTGCTCAAGTACATTGAGGATTGTTGCTGCATGCAGAGCAACCTTAGTGACAAGAAACTTTAAATTTGCCACTGAAGGATGTGAGATGCTGTGTGTTGAATCAGAGTCTTTTGGTAATCTCTTCAGCTGGTCTATCAGGATCTCTAGAACATACAACCTGCAACACAGTGCCAAGCGGTCAGTGGTCTTTGTCTAGAgttattttataaattaaacTGTGTAATAATGAAACCATTTCCTATCAGTTTCCTTTGAAAAGTACTGCCACAATGAATAAAGATGTACATTAATATTAAGtaaatttaattgaaaattatgGATCAGATCAGGCATGGAtttctcaacaacaaaaaatctcaaatttatgtttgagttttgttttattggagcagtcaaaatttgagtaaaatctcagacttaagtccaggTTTTGACTTAagtttatttcaagaaatccagGCCAGAGTTTTTGTGACAACATACGAGACACACAGACTTGAAACCCATTGTTTGGTTAAGCTGAGCTGATATATGCTACTCTTACATTTCATGATCAGATAGTTCAGGATCACACTCAGCAAGTGCACCATCAATTTCCAGACAATCTCCAACCACAAACAATctgtaaataataacaaaaaaaaaaccaatttctAGACAATCTCCTACCAGAAACAATCTGTAAATAATAACAAGCAATTCCTAGACAATCTCCTACCACAAACAATCTGAAAATGATAACAAAAACAACATCCAACCACCAACAATCTGTTAATAATAACATTAGACAATCTCCTACCACAAACAATCTGAAAATAATAACATTGACTATTCTTGATCTTTGTGCATGTAATTTAATTCTTTGATGTTCAAATAATTCTGTGGCAAATAAACATTTCTTTAGTTCTAAAATGTTAAGAAACCTGTTactgatatttcacatgaatatagaACACTAGTTTTTCCACAACCCTTTAAAAAACAAATCCAAGCTACATTATACAATAATGTGTGTGGACATATTCTAGCGCATTCAAAATTGGTGCAGTCGGAGCTGATCCATTTTTTGGTGTAATCATGATTTAATGTTTCTTCTTTGTATGAGAATGGATAAATGGAGActttcaaattttgttgcaACTATTCACTGCCAGATCTGCTAAAATTGAATCCCAataaaataagtacacatgCAATTATTGTATTCGTTTGTCATACAACATGTACAAGTTTGGTTTGTTTGCCACACAGAAACACAGTATATTTGTTTTACTAGCTTTTATTGTTTCGTACTTACCCATATTCAGATTCTTTGTCAATCGTAGCCTTGACAACATCACAGAGTATTTGCCCACAATGCTGTGCACCCATCTCTGACTTCCTGTCAAGCATTCCTCTGAGGCAGTTGTGGTAAACCATACAAGTGTACGTACATAACTTTTCATCTCCATAATTCAACAGATCACTGTATATAAAAGAACAAAATGAGATGAACATGTAGTTGATCTCTAAACCTACAGCAGTATAACCTATCATGACAAGGTGGATCTCTTTACCTACAGCAATATAAGCTACATGTAACACGACAGGTTGgatagttacatgtaacaggGTGGATCTGCCTATGTTATGGGGATCAGTCTGTTGCAGGTTAGAGTCAAAGCTGGTACCCATAATCAACGACTGGGAAAACACAGATAACATAAATATCAATTGTCCAAGGACATAACCACTTTACAGTAAGTGGAATACCTTATAACAGAATTATGTTTTTATAGCCTAATCACTAGACCTCTAGAGTGCTCACTGAAATCCATAACaactaaaatctaaaacatctTCCAAACCATTGAATATGTGCCTGTAACTGTTCTACATTAACAGCACAATCCATTATCTGGTCAGGAATGTAGTGAAagtaagagttatctccctcaATATCAGAAAAACTGACGATACTTCATCACCTCTACATGTAGCATGTACAACGCTTATTAGTAAAATAACAATTAATCTTAATCCCTTAAGTTCATTATGTGTTCTGTCTGTGAATTCAAACTGCCACAATGAAGGTGGATAATCCATTATTGCTTTGCATTCATGATTCAGAAACCATGATGTTCAAGAGCAAAACAAGgagagacatacatgtatgtgatcaGTATCATGAGGAATATCACAGTCATAATTTACTTCACTGATTTTAAGAAAACTGTTCTGTAGATtctaataatttaattttacttgtaaagCGCAATTGCTTGGTACATTtaactttatattttgtatcGTATAAAATAAGTTGATCGATGTTCAATTACACAATACGATGTCTAGATGTCACAATCCGTTTCCATCGTGTCGCTGTGACAACATTGCTCCACgtcatattttctttataattattCATCAAATTGCATTACCACATTTCACTACTCATCAAATCTTAAGGAATGGAAGTACATGTACCTCCTACGGTGTACTAATTTTCTATATCATAGAATTATTAGAATATGCTGGAACagtttttattatatagctaataaatagtctaatataaaatctgcgtaaaatctagagaatgttagcgttcaatatcctgagaatttattgaacgctaactttgcattgcgtaaattgtatgcgcccgaaacattccgagtatgagcgttcaatattgacgttaccgtaacgacataaacaagccaaaatggcagacgacggtcctccgaatctgacagagccggtatttgatatttactgaagcaaaatgttttactgtacataaattatgatgtccccatttacaaaatcagtttgcttcatgcattaatgacgggttaaatattgaacagttaagaaatgcatgctgttatttaCACACTgtcaatattgatgaattctcgtctattttggagtagtttgagtgaaaagggatacaatttaacaactaaatactttagctatataataaaagggttattaaacttatataggtgaatattggcactcattggctgtcaaaatgcactcgcaagctcgtgcattttgacagccaactcgtgccaatattcaccaatataagttcaataaccctttaaTACTGTTCTATGAACTGCAATGTGTAAACTGGCTAACTTAATTTATACCATACGAGAAGAAATTACTTTAATTACTTAAATTAAAAAAGTGGTTCTCATAAATATAAAGTAATGTAAAGAATCATATTCTTTAATTTCAGatgttttcatattgatacctaAGCTCATCCTGGAGATTGTTCCAAACATATTCCTGGTTCTTAGCATGATTGACTATGCAGTTCCCGATAAACTGCACAATGCATCGAAACAAAACACAACTACTTTCACTTTCAGTGTCGTGGTTTCCTCTCTTGAGTTCAGCACAATTGTTGATCACAGATTTGATTTTCTCGAGACATGGCAGAATTTTATCCTGGACGGAGACACACTGCACACACACATTACGCAACAATCGACAACAGTCTGTCAGTCCGCTGTATGCTGAAGCCGTGTCTGCGTTCATAAGTTCAACAAAGTAAGTCAGAGTGTCCGACACGGCCTTTATATCACTGGCTGTTATCTTCTCTCTGAAAAAGTTGACAATAGTAGTCATTGACATGTGTCAAAAACATGAGGATATGGATAAAGAATGAACCCTTATTCTTTTTTAGAtccaaacgtcaaggtcaccaAGTCTCAGATTGTAAGTAAAGGTTCCACATGATATTTCAAAAACCAAGGAAGATTTAGCAATACAACTTTTATACACGAATAGTCTCAAAGACAAAAGGTGATCCTAATTGTTTTATATGAGATTAAATTCAAAAAGTGTAAGAAATTGTTTCTAAACAATACCTCATAATCTATACAGTATAAACTTTGG belongs to Ostrea edulis chromosome 7, xbOstEdul1.1, whole genome shotgun sequence and includes:
- the LOC125655828 gene encoding ataxin-10-like, coding for MEDQHGLTDDSAFSKLSELLSNSQVTRSEIHQEVQAAMELARDQNIREKITASDIKAVSDTLTYFVELMNADTASAYSGLTDCCRLLRNVCVQCVSVQDKILPCLEKIKSVINNCAELKRGNHDTESESSCVLFRCIVQFIGNCIVNHAKNQEYVWNNLQDELSDLLNYGDEKLCTYTCMVYHNCLRGMLDRKSEMGAQHCGQILCDVVKATIDKESEYGLFVVGDCLEIDGALAECDPELSDHEMLYVLEILIDQLKRLPKDSDSTHSISHPSVANLKFLVTKVALHAATILNVLEQQMEINPNIIVKQIEILGLATSHTHLYGELQNQADLLTTCLYLLHSIHRLGQHGDNVFSSVEKVTEIHQVDIHHPAFGLKKDIVRLLANLVHKHTENQDKVREMDGLPLILDQTNIDARNPYISQWAILAIHNLCENNLENQRVLSDLKVQGVSDKSAVVEELGIEVQLKNGKVSVKSRTQDK